One Melanotaenia boesemani isolate fMelBoe1 chromosome 8, fMelBoe1.pri, whole genome shotgun sequence DNA segment encodes these proteins:
- the rc3h1b gene encoding roquin-1 isoform X5, translating into MPVQAPQWTEFLLCPICTQTFEETVRRPISLGCGHTVCKMCLNKLHRKACPFDQTAISTDIEQLPVNTALLQLVGGQVPKVQPVALITSPEDSQNYEVSRQCVEELALYLKPLSNTRGVGLSNTAQSILSRPMQRKLVTLVHCQLVEEEGRVRAMRAARSLGERTVTELILQHQNPQQLSSNLWAAVRARGCQFLGPAMQEEALKLVLLALEDGSALSRKVLVLFVVQRLEPRFPQASKTSIGHVVQLLYRASCFKVTKRDEDSSLMQLKEEFRTYEALRREHDSQIVQIAMEGGLRIAPDQWSSLLYGDQSHKSHMQSIIDKLQTPASFAQSVQELTIALQRTGDPANLNRLRPHLELLANIDPSPDAPPPTWEQLEKGLVAVKTVVHGLVDFIQNHSKKGADPQQPPQHSKYKTYMCRDMKQKGGCPRGASCTFAHSQEELEKYRKMNKRPAPRSGGLLPDDGLNLDVAATRKPSPLSNGSGAPTLPPLIARGTDLNLKPIKMDGGSPSGPGSPPDVLDPVSKAGMPLPPHAMAHPRMPTDHLPGLKQMSVVSRGSPVYPQAPLSDMCYETRPPPASQYEPPQYPTGYPYQQPPYPDPYPGYGPPERPYQPPHSGPPFSYHHPSQYDRGRHATHGIPPPPPQAYPSPRDDLVRMSPAPLDVPPPSAGRPNSLYHQELSARDRYPPDGYYPQSAQPPPMRTYVRGPSYGSSQHSLAYLHQRRQELLSQLEERKVISPPPFAASPTLSQSFPNDYPTEYGDESSKTLAKCRDPDYAAPYSPWSCETIGSYIGTKDAKPKDVMVSGTMEMMNVEAKGLREPSLDAPRRGAEVKDDDPIIPFGPQPTVSRFGAISRTSKTGYQTTGPVQAIASTSQNPNSKHIAMSAEYSYGSHGGWGGTPYSSHQTASSQGHFSERLSMAASDREQLKIELQQVNQQINQQTQMHSMEAASNSLLLQREASALAGQPVQPSQTAIATQQQQLAKWPAGGASATAVSSEQLSLELHQVEKEIGKRTREMAMENQVAHDTQHYKMKSAENGQPEHNTQLEEMSLALGDVSNGSSGLQESAVGGSMLSLTNKTSALSMRSDPGATGSEMQKNGDVHSCS; encoded by the exons ATGCCAGTGCAAGCACCACAATGGACAGAGTTTCTGTTGTGCCCAATATGCACACAGACATTTGAGGAGACTGTTCGCAGGCCCATCAGCTTGGGCTGTGGGCATACTGTCTGCAAGATGTGCCTGAACAAGTTGCACCGAAAGGCCTGTCCCTTTGACCAGACAGCCATCAGCACAGACATTGAGCAGCTACCTGTCAACACAGCCCTGTTGCAGCTGGTGGGAGGCCAG GTTCCTAAGGTTCAGCCAGTTGCCTTGATTACCAGTCCAGAGGATTCACAGAACTATGAGGTGTCCAGGCAGTGTGTGGAGGAACTGGCACTCTACCTTAAACCCCTCAGCAACACCAGAG GTGTGGGTCTGAGCAACACAGCCCAAAGCATATTGAGTCGACCCATGCAGAGGAAACTGGTAACCTTGGTCCACTGCCAGCTGGTGGAGGAAGAGGGTCGTGTTAGAGCCATGAGAGCTGCCCGTTCTCTTGGTGAGCGGACTGTCACTGAACTCATCTTGCAGCACCAGAATCCACAGCAGCTCTCCTCCAATCTGTGGGCTGCTGTTCGTGCTCGAGGATGTCAGTTTCTTGGCCCAG CAATGCAGGAGGAAGCACTAAAGTTGGTCCTACTTGCTTTGGAAGATGGTTCTGCCTTGTCCAGGAAGGTGTTGGTTTTGTTCGTAGTCCAGAGACTGGAGCCACGATTCCCACAGGCCTCTAAAACTAGCATAGGCCACGTAGTACAGCTCCTTTACAGGGCCTCCTGCTTCAAG GTTACCAAACGTGATGAAGATTCATCACTGATGCAGCTGAAAGAGGAGTTCCGTACCTATGAGGCACTGCGACGTGAGCATGACTCTCAGATTGTTCAAATTGCCATGGAAGGTGGATTGCGCATTGCACCTGACCAGTGGTCTTCTCTGTTGTATGGAGACCAGTCTCACAAGTCACACATGCAGTCCATCATAGATAAG CTGCAGACCCCAGCATCTTTTGCTCAAAGTGTTCAGGAACTGACAATTGCGCTGCAACGGACTGGAGACCCAGCAAACCTCAACAGGCTGCGACCCCACTTGGAACTACTGGCAAACATTGATCCCAGTCCTG ATGCTCCTCCTCCTACATGGGAGCAGCTTGAAAAGGGTTTGGTAGCAGTGAAAACAGTGGTACACGGCCTGGTTGACTTCATCCAGAACCACAGCAAGAAAGGAGCGGATCCTCAACAG CCTCCTCAGCACAGCAAATACAAGACATACATGTGCCGTGACATGAAGCAGAAGGGTGGTTGTCCTCGTGGAGCCAGCTGCACCTTTGCTCACTCTCAGGAAGAACTGGAGAA GTATCGTAAGATGAATAAGCGTCCGGCACCTCGCTCAGGGGGACTTTTGCCAGATGATGGCCTTAATCTTGATGTAGCAGCAACCCGGAAGCCCTCACCCCTTTCCAATGGCAGTGGGGCCCCAACTTTGCCCCCTCTGATTGCCCGTGGCACTGACCTCAATCTCAAACCTAttaagatggatggaggaagtCCCAGTGGCCCAGGATCGCCACCTGATGT CCTGGACCCTGTATCCAAAGCCGGTATGCCTCTGCCACCTCATGCAATGGCCCACCCAAGGATGCCAACAGATCACCTCCCAGGACTGAAACAAATGTCTGTGGTATCCAGAGGGTCACCGGTGTATCCCCAGGCACCACTCTCTGATATGTGCTATGAGACTCGTCCACCACCTGCATCTCAGTATGAACCCCCACAGTACCCAACAG GGTACCCTTACCAACAGCCCCCTTACCCGGACCCTTACCCTGGTTATGGCCCCCCAGAACGCCCCTACCAGCCCCCTCACTCAGGCCCTCCATTCTCGTATCATCACCCTTCACAATACGACAGAGGTCGCCATGCAACCCACGGAatcccaccacctcctcctcaggCTTACCCATCTCCAAGGGATGACTTGGTCAGAATGAGTCCAGCACCTCTGGATGTTCCCCCACCATCAGCAGGACGACCTAATTCACTCTACCACCAGGAGCTAAGTGCCCGGGATAGATACCCACCAGATGGGTACTATCCACAAAGTGCCCAGCCTCCACCTATGAGGACATATGTCAGG GGGCCATCATATGGTAGTTCACAGCACAGCTTGGCCTACTTGCATCAACGTCGACAGGAGCTGTTATCCCAACTAGAGGAAAGGAAAGTCATTTCCCCTCCACCATTTGCTGCCTCCCCCACTCTTTCACAGTCCTTCCCCAATGACTACCCTACCGAG TATGGTGATGAGAGCTCCAAAACTTTAGCCAAATGCAGAGACCCTGACTATGCAGCGCCATATTCCCCCTGGTCTTGTGAAACTATTGGCTCATACATTGGCACAAAGGATGCCAAACCCAAAGACGTTATGGTCTCTGGTACCATGGAGATGATG AATGTGGAGGCTAAAGGTCTGAGGGAACCATCTTTGGATGCTCCTCGGAGAGGTGCAGAAGTAAAGGATGATGACCCTATTATTCCATTTGGTCCCCAGCCCACTGTGTCGCGTTTTGGTGCCATCTCTCGCACTTCTAAGACAGGCTACCAGACCACTGGCCCTGTGCAGGCCATTGCCTCCACTTCCCAGAACCCTAACTCTAAACACATTGCCATGTCAG CAGAATATTCTTATGGAAGTCATGGCGGATGGGGGGGAACACCATACTCTTCCCACCAGACTGCCTCCTCTCAGGGACACTTTAGTGAGCG CCTTTCTATGGCAGCCTCAGACAGAGAACAATTAAAAATTGAACTACAGCAGGTTAACCAGCAGATCAACCAACAGACACAGATGCACAGCATGGAG GCTGCCAGCAACTCTCTACTCCTGCAGAGAGAGGCCAGTGCATTGGCAGGCCAGCCTGTGCAGCCCAGCCAGACTGCAATAGCCACGCAGCAGCAGCAACTGGCCAAGTGGCCAGCTGGGGGCGCAAGTGCAACAGCTGTCTCCAGTGAACAGCTAAGCCTGGAGCTCCACCAGGTGGAAAAAGAAATTGGCAAGAGGACCCGTGAGATGGCTATG GAAAACCAAGTAGCTCATGATACTCAGCATTATAAGATGAAATCTGCAGAGAATGGACAACCTGAGCACAATACTCAGCTGGAAGAAATGTCCCTGGCCCTTGG TGATGTGTCCAACGGCTCCAGTGGGCTGCAAGAAAGCGCAGTGGGTGGGTCCATGCTGTCTCTCACAAATAAGACATCTGCATTGAGCATGCGTTCTGATCCAGGTGCCACTGGTTCGGAGATGCAGAAAAATGGCGATGTCCATTCCTGCTCTTAG
- the rc3h1b gene encoding roquin-1 isoform X2, giving the protein MPVQAPQWTEFLLCPICTQTFEETVRRPISLGCGHTVCKMCLNKLHRKACPFDQTAISTDIEQLPVNTALLQLVGGQVPKVQPVALITSPEDSQNYEVSRQCVEELALYLKPLSNTRGVGLSNTAQSILSRPMQRKLVTLVHCQLVEEEGRVRAMRAARSLGERTVTELILQHQNPQQLSSNLWAAVRARGCQFLGPAMQEEALKLVLLALEDGSALSRKVLVLFVVQRLEPRFPQASKTSIGHVVQLLYRASCFKVTKRDEDSSLMQLKEEFRTYEALRREHDSQIVQIAMEGGLRIAPDQWSSLLYGDQSHKSHMQSIIDKLQTPASFAQSVQELTIALQRTGDPANLNRLRPHLELLANIDPSPDAPPPTWEQLEKGLVAVKTVVHGLVDFIQNHSKKGADPQQPPQHSKYKTYMCRDMKQKGGCPRGASCTFAHSQEELEKYRKMNKRPAPRSGGLLPDDGLNLDVAATRKPSPLSNGSGAPTLPPLIARGTDLNLKPIKMDGGSPSGPGSPPDVLDPVSKAGMPLPPHAMAHPRMPTDHLPGLKQMSVVSRGSPVYPQAPLSDMCYETRPPPASQYEPPQYPTGYPYQQPPYPDPYPGYGPPERPYQPPHSGPPFSYHHPSQYDRGRHATHGIPPPPPQAYPSPRDDLVRMSPAPLDVPPPSAGRPNSLYHQELSARDRYPPDGYYPQSAQPPPMRTYVRGPSYGSSQHSLAYLHQRRQELLSQLEERKVISPPPFAASPTLSQSFPNDYPTEYGDESSKTLAKCRDPDYAAPYSPWSCETIGSYIGTKDAKPKDVMVSGTMEMMNVEAKGLREPSLDAPRRGAEVKDDDPIIPFGPQPTVSRFGAISRTSKTGYQTTGPVQAIASTSQNPNSKHIAMSAEYSYGSHGGWGGTPYSSHQTASSQGHFSERLSMAASDREQLKIELQQVNQQINQQTQMHSMEQAASNSLLLQREASALAGQPVQPSQTAIATQQQQLAKWPAGGASATAVSSEQLSLELHQVEKEIGKRTREMAMENQVAHDTQHYKMKSAENGQPEHNTQLEEMSLALGDVSNGSSGLQESAVGGSMLSLTNKTSALSMRSDPGATGSEMQKNGDVHSCS; this is encoded by the exons ATGCCAGTGCAAGCACCACAATGGACAGAGTTTCTGTTGTGCCCAATATGCACACAGACATTTGAGGAGACTGTTCGCAGGCCCATCAGCTTGGGCTGTGGGCATACTGTCTGCAAGATGTGCCTGAACAAGTTGCACCGAAAGGCCTGTCCCTTTGACCAGACAGCCATCAGCACAGACATTGAGCAGCTACCTGTCAACACAGCCCTGTTGCAGCTGGTGGGAGGCCAG GTTCCTAAGGTTCAGCCAGTTGCCTTGATTACCAGTCCAGAGGATTCACAGAACTATGAGGTGTCCAGGCAGTGTGTGGAGGAACTGGCACTCTACCTTAAACCCCTCAGCAACACCAGAG GTGTGGGTCTGAGCAACACAGCCCAAAGCATATTGAGTCGACCCATGCAGAGGAAACTGGTAACCTTGGTCCACTGCCAGCTGGTGGAGGAAGAGGGTCGTGTTAGAGCCATGAGAGCTGCCCGTTCTCTTGGTGAGCGGACTGTCACTGAACTCATCTTGCAGCACCAGAATCCACAGCAGCTCTCCTCCAATCTGTGGGCTGCTGTTCGTGCTCGAGGATGTCAGTTTCTTGGCCCAG CAATGCAGGAGGAAGCACTAAAGTTGGTCCTACTTGCTTTGGAAGATGGTTCTGCCTTGTCCAGGAAGGTGTTGGTTTTGTTCGTAGTCCAGAGACTGGAGCCACGATTCCCACAGGCCTCTAAAACTAGCATAGGCCACGTAGTACAGCTCCTTTACAGGGCCTCCTGCTTCAAG GTTACCAAACGTGATGAAGATTCATCACTGATGCAGCTGAAAGAGGAGTTCCGTACCTATGAGGCACTGCGACGTGAGCATGACTCTCAGATTGTTCAAATTGCCATGGAAGGTGGATTGCGCATTGCACCTGACCAGTGGTCTTCTCTGTTGTATGGAGACCAGTCTCACAAGTCACACATGCAGTCCATCATAGATAAG CTGCAGACCCCAGCATCTTTTGCTCAAAGTGTTCAGGAACTGACAATTGCGCTGCAACGGACTGGAGACCCAGCAAACCTCAACAGGCTGCGACCCCACTTGGAACTACTGGCAAACATTGATCCCAGTCCTG ATGCTCCTCCTCCTACATGGGAGCAGCTTGAAAAGGGTTTGGTAGCAGTGAAAACAGTGGTACACGGCCTGGTTGACTTCATCCAGAACCACAGCAAGAAAGGAGCGGATCCTCAACAG CCTCCTCAGCACAGCAAATACAAGACATACATGTGCCGTGACATGAAGCAGAAGGGTGGTTGTCCTCGTGGAGCCAGCTGCACCTTTGCTCACTCTCAGGAAGAACTGGAGAA GTATCGTAAGATGAATAAGCGTCCGGCACCTCGCTCAGGGGGACTTTTGCCAGATGATGGCCTTAATCTTGATGTAGCAGCAACCCGGAAGCCCTCACCCCTTTCCAATGGCAGTGGGGCCCCAACTTTGCCCCCTCTGATTGCCCGTGGCACTGACCTCAATCTCAAACCTAttaagatggatggaggaagtCCCAGTGGCCCAGGATCGCCACCTGATGT CCTGGACCCTGTATCCAAAGCCGGTATGCCTCTGCCACCTCATGCAATGGCCCACCCAAGGATGCCAACAGATCACCTCCCAGGACTGAAACAAATGTCTGTGGTATCCAGAGGGTCACCGGTGTATCCCCAGGCACCACTCTCTGATATGTGCTATGAGACTCGTCCACCACCTGCATCTCAGTATGAACCCCCACAGTACCCAACAG GGTACCCTTACCAACAGCCCCCTTACCCGGACCCTTACCCTGGTTATGGCCCCCCAGAACGCCCCTACCAGCCCCCTCACTCAGGCCCTCCATTCTCGTATCATCACCCTTCACAATACGACAGAGGTCGCCATGCAACCCACGGAatcccaccacctcctcctcaggCTTACCCATCTCCAAGGGATGACTTGGTCAGAATGAGTCCAGCACCTCTGGATGTTCCCCCACCATCAGCAGGACGACCTAATTCACTCTACCACCAGGAGCTAAGTGCCCGGGATAGATACCCACCAGATGGGTACTATCCACAAAGTGCCCAGCCTCCACCTATGAGGACATATGTCAGG GGGCCATCATATGGTAGTTCACAGCACAGCTTGGCCTACTTGCATCAACGTCGACAGGAGCTGTTATCCCAACTAGAGGAAAGGAAAGTCATTTCCCCTCCACCATTTGCTGCCTCCCCCACTCTTTCACAGTCCTTCCCCAATGACTACCCTACCGAG TATGGTGATGAGAGCTCCAAAACTTTAGCCAAATGCAGAGACCCTGACTATGCAGCGCCATATTCCCCCTGGTCTTGTGAAACTATTGGCTCATACATTGGCACAAAGGATGCCAAACCCAAAGACGTTATGGTCTCTGGTACCATGGAGATGATG AATGTGGAGGCTAAAGGTCTGAGGGAACCATCTTTGGATGCTCCTCGGAGAGGTGCAGAAGTAAAGGATGATGACCCTATTATTCCATTTGGTCCCCAGCCCACTGTGTCGCGTTTTGGTGCCATCTCTCGCACTTCTAAGACAGGCTACCAGACCACTGGCCCTGTGCAGGCCATTGCCTCCACTTCCCAGAACCCTAACTCTAAACACATTGCCATGTCAG CAGAATATTCTTATGGAAGTCATGGCGGATGGGGGGGAACACCATACTCTTCCCACCAGACTGCCTCCTCTCAGGGACACTTTAGTGAGCG CCTTTCTATGGCAGCCTCAGACAGAGAACAATTAAAAATTGAACTACAGCAGGTTAACCAGCAGATCAACCAACAGACACAGATGCACAGCATGGAG CAGGCTGCCAGCAACTCTCTACTCCTGCAGAGAGAGGCCAGTGCATTGGCAGGCCAGCCTGTGCAGCCCAGCCAGACTGCAATAGCCACGCAGCAGCAGCAACTGGCCAAGTGGCCAGCTGGGGGCGCAAGTGCAACAGCTGTCTCCAGTGAACAGCTAAGCCTGGAGCTCCACCAGGTGGAAAAAGAAATTGGCAAGAGGACCCGTGAGATGGCTATG GAAAACCAAGTAGCTCATGATACTCAGCATTATAAGATGAAATCTGCAGAGAATGGACAACCTGAGCACAATACTCAGCTGGAAGAAATGTCCCTGGCCCTTGG TGATGTGTCCAACGGCTCCAGTGGGCTGCAAGAAAGCGCAGTGGGTGGGTCCATGCTGTCTCTCACAAATAAGACATCTGCATTGAGCATGCGTTCTGATCCAGGTGCCACTGGTTCGGAGATGCAGAAAAATGGCGATGTCCATTCCTGCTCTTAG
- the rc3h1b gene encoding roquin-1 isoform X3, which translates to MPVQAPQWTEFLLCPICTQTFEETVRRPISLGCGHTVCKMCLNKLHRKACPFDQTAISTDIEQLPVNTALLQLVGGQVPKVQPVALITSPEDSQNYEVSRQCVEELALYLKPLSNTRGVGLSNTAQSILSRPMQRKLVTLVHCQLVEEEGRVRAMRAARSLGERTVTELILQHQNPQQLSSNLWAAVRARGCQFLGPAMQEEALKLVLLALEDGSALSRKVLVLFVVQRLEPRFPQASKTSIGHVVQLLYRASCFKVTKRDEDSSLMQLKEEFRTYEALRREHDSQIVQIAMEGGLRIAPDQWSSLLYGDQSHKSHMQSIIDKLQTPASFAQSVQELTIALQRTGDPANLNRLRPHLELLANIDPSPDAPPPTWEQLEKGLVAVKTVVHGLVDFIQNHSKKGADPQQPPQHSKYKTYMCRDMKQKGGCPRGASCTFAHSQEELEKYRKMNKRPAPRSGGLLPDDGLNLDVAATRKPSPLSNGSGAPTLPPLIARGTDLNLKPIKMDGGSPSGPGSPPDVLDPVSKAGMPLPPHAMAHPRMPTDHLPGLKQMSVVSRGSPVYPQAPLSDMCYETRPPPASQYEPPQYPTGYPYQQPPYPDPYPGYGPPERPYQPPHSGPPFSYHHPSQYDRGRHATHGIPPPPPQAYPSPRDDLVRMSPAPLDVPPPSAGRPNSLYHQELSARDRYPPDGYYPQSAQPPPMRTYVRGPSYGSSQHSLAYLHQRRQELLSQLEERKVISPPPFAASPTLSQSFPNDYPTEYGDESSKTLAKCRDPDYAAPYSPWSCETIGSYIGTKDAKPKDVMVSGTMEMMNVEAKGLREPSLDAPRRGAEVKDDDPIIPFGPQPTVSRFGAISRTSKTGYQTTGPVQAIASTSQNPNSKHIAMSAEYSYGSHGGWGGTPYSSHQTASSQGHFSERLSMAASDREQLKIELQQVNQQINQQTQMHSMEAASNSLLLQREASALAGQPVQPSQTAIATQQQQLAKWPAGGASATAVSSEQLSLELHQVEKEIGKRTREMAMQENQVAHDTQHYKMKSAENGQPEHNTQLEEMSLALGDVSNGSSGLQESAVGGSMLSLTNKTSALSMRSDPGATGSEMQKNGDVHSCS; encoded by the exons ATGCCAGTGCAAGCACCACAATGGACAGAGTTTCTGTTGTGCCCAATATGCACACAGACATTTGAGGAGACTGTTCGCAGGCCCATCAGCTTGGGCTGTGGGCATACTGTCTGCAAGATGTGCCTGAACAAGTTGCACCGAAAGGCCTGTCCCTTTGACCAGACAGCCATCAGCACAGACATTGAGCAGCTACCTGTCAACACAGCCCTGTTGCAGCTGGTGGGAGGCCAG GTTCCTAAGGTTCAGCCAGTTGCCTTGATTACCAGTCCAGAGGATTCACAGAACTATGAGGTGTCCAGGCAGTGTGTGGAGGAACTGGCACTCTACCTTAAACCCCTCAGCAACACCAGAG GTGTGGGTCTGAGCAACACAGCCCAAAGCATATTGAGTCGACCCATGCAGAGGAAACTGGTAACCTTGGTCCACTGCCAGCTGGTGGAGGAAGAGGGTCGTGTTAGAGCCATGAGAGCTGCCCGTTCTCTTGGTGAGCGGACTGTCACTGAACTCATCTTGCAGCACCAGAATCCACAGCAGCTCTCCTCCAATCTGTGGGCTGCTGTTCGTGCTCGAGGATGTCAGTTTCTTGGCCCAG CAATGCAGGAGGAAGCACTAAAGTTGGTCCTACTTGCTTTGGAAGATGGTTCTGCCTTGTCCAGGAAGGTGTTGGTTTTGTTCGTAGTCCAGAGACTGGAGCCACGATTCCCACAGGCCTCTAAAACTAGCATAGGCCACGTAGTACAGCTCCTTTACAGGGCCTCCTGCTTCAAG GTTACCAAACGTGATGAAGATTCATCACTGATGCAGCTGAAAGAGGAGTTCCGTACCTATGAGGCACTGCGACGTGAGCATGACTCTCAGATTGTTCAAATTGCCATGGAAGGTGGATTGCGCATTGCACCTGACCAGTGGTCTTCTCTGTTGTATGGAGACCAGTCTCACAAGTCACACATGCAGTCCATCATAGATAAG CTGCAGACCCCAGCATCTTTTGCTCAAAGTGTTCAGGAACTGACAATTGCGCTGCAACGGACTGGAGACCCAGCAAACCTCAACAGGCTGCGACCCCACTTGGAACTACTGGCAAACATTGATCCCAGTCCTG ATGCTCCTCCTCCTACATGGGAGCAGCTTGAAAAGGGTTTGGTAGCAGTGAAAACAGTGGTACACGGCCTGGTTGACTTCATCCAGAACCACAGCAAGAAAGGAGCGGATCCTCAACAG CCTCCTCAGCACAGCAAATACAAGACATACATGTGCCGTGACATGAAGCAGAAGGGTGGTTGTCCTCGTGGAGCCAGCTGCACCTTTGCTCACTCTCAGGAAGAACTGGAGAA GTATCGTAAGATGAATAAGCGTCCGGCACCTCGCTCAGGGGGACTTTTGCCAGATGATGGCCTTAATCTTGATGTAGCAGCAACCCGGAAGCCCTCACCCCTTTCCAATGGCAGTGGGGCCCCAACTTTGCCCCCTCTGATTGCCCGTGGCACTGACCTCAATCTCAAACCTAttaagatggatggaggaagtCCCAGTGGCCCAGGATCGCCACCTGATGT CCTGGACCCTGTATCCAAAGCCGGTATGCCTCTGCCACCTCATGCAATGGCCCACCCAAGGATGCCAACAGATCACCTCCCAGGACTGAAACAAATGTCTGTGGTATCCAGAGGGTCACCGGTGTATCCCCAGGCACCACTCTCTGATATGTGCTATGAGACTCGTCCACCACCTGCATCTCAGTATGAACCCCCACAGTACCCAACAG GGTACCCTTACCAACAGCCCCCTTACCCGGACCCTTACCCTGGTTATGGCCCCCCAGAACGCCCCTACCAGCCCCCTCACTCAGGCCCTCCATTCTCGTATCATCACCCTTCACAATACGACAGAGGTCGCCATGCAACCCACGGAatcccaccacctcctcctcaggCTTACCCATCTCCAAGGGATGACTTGGTCAGAATGAGTCCAGCACCTCTGGATGTTCCCCCACCATCAGCAGGACGACCTAATTCACTCTACCACCAGGAGCTAAGTGCCCGGGATAGATACCCACCAGATGGGTACTATCCACAAAGTGCCCAGCCTCCACCTATGAGGACATATGTCAGG GGGCCATCATATGGTAGTTCACAGCACAGCTTGGCCTACTTGCATCAACGTCGACAGGAGCTGTTATCCCAACTAGAGGAAAGGAAAGTCATTTCCCCTCCACCATTTGCTGCCTCCCCCACTCTTTCACAGTCCTTCCCCAATGACTACCCTACCGAG TATGGTGATGAGAGCTCCAAAACTTTAGCCAAATGCAGAGACCCTGACTATGCAGCGCCATATTCCCCCTGGTCTTGTGAAACTATTGGCTCATACATTGGCACAAAGGATGCCAAACCCAAAGACGTTATGGTCTCTGGTACCATGGAGATGATG AATGTGGAGGCTAAAGGTCTGAGGGAACCATCTTTGGATGCTCCTCGGAGAGGTGCAGAAGTAAAGGATGATGACCCTATTATTCCATTTGGTCCCCAGCCCACTGTGTCGCGTTTTGGTGCCATCTCTCGCACTTCTAAGACAGGCTACCAGACCACTGGCCCTGTGCAGGCCATTGCCTCCACTTCCCAGAACCCTAACTCTAAACACATTGCCATGTCAG CAGAATATTCTTATGGAAGTCATGGCGGATGGGGGGGAACACCATACTCTTCCCACCAGACTGCCTCCTCTCAGGGACACTTTAGTGAGCG CCTTTCTATGGCAGCCTCAGACAGAGAACAATTAAAAATTGAACTACAGCAGGTTAACCAGCAGATCAACCAACAGACACAGATGCACAGCATGGAG GCTGCCAGCAACTCTCTACTCCTGCAGAGAGAGGCCAGTGCATTGGCAGGCCAGCCTGTGCAGCCCAGCCAGACTGCAATAGCCACGCAGCAGCAGCAACTGGCCAAGTGGCCAGCTGGGGGCGCAAGTGCAACAGCTGTCTCCAGTGAACAGCTAAGCCTGGAGCTCCACCAGGTGGAAAAAGAAATTGGCAAGAGGACCCGTGAGATGGCTATG CAGGAAAACCAAGTAGCTCATGATACTCAGCATTATAAGATGAAATCTGCAGAGAATGGACAACCTGAGCACAATACTCAGCTGGAAGAAATGTCCCTGGCCCTTGG TGATGTGTCCAACGGCTCCAGTGGGCTGCAAGAAAGCGCAGTGGGTGGGTCCATGCTGTCTCTCACAAATAAGACATCTGCATTGAGCATGCGTTCTGATCCAGGTGCCACTGGTTCGGAGATGCAGAAAAATGGCGATGTCCATTCCTGCTCTTAG